A genomic window from Longimicrobium sp. includes:
- a CDS encoding aminotransferase class I/II-fold pyridoxal phosphate-dependent enzyme, whose amino-acid sequence MATVATTSRRMADLFDKCSRYTAAREMMGRGLYPYFQAIEASEDTEVVIRGERKVMVGSNNYLGLTHEPYVLERAREALYRYGTGCTGSRFLNGTLDLHVELEHRLAALMGAEAAIVFSTGYQTNLGVISALVTRGSVVVQDRLNHASLVDGAQLAAGDLVRYPHGDIKGLRRALERNAGANGALVVTDGVFSMEGNIVNLPAVADVVEEFGARLMVDDAHSVGVLGPNGGGTAEHFGMQERVDLTMVTFSKSFASIGGAVAGPENVIHYLRHHARPLIFSASMPPSAVATVLACLDVMAREPERRARLWENADYLRGGLQSLGFDTATSETPIIPVASGNIEQTFVFWRALFDAGVFTNPVLPPAVPEHSCRLRTSVMATHTTDQLDFVLDAFGRVGRQLGLR is encoded by the coding sequence ATGGCTACTGTGGCGACGACCTCGCGGCGCATGGCGGACCTCTTCGACAAGTGCAGCCGCTACACCGCGGCGCGCGAGATGATGGGGCGCGGCCTCTATCCGTACTTCCAGGCCATCGAGGCCTCGGAGGATACGGAGGTGGTGATCCGCGGCGAGCGCAAGGTCATGGTGGGCTCCAACAACTACCTGGGGCTCACGCACGAGCCGTACGTGCTGGAGCGCGCGCGCGAGGCGCTGTACCGCTACGGCACCGGCTGCACGGGGAGCCGCTTCCTGAACGGCACCCTGGATCTGCACGTGGAGCTGGAGCACCGCCTGGCGGCCCTGATGGGCGCCGAGGCGGCGATCGTCTTCAGCACCGGCTACCAGACCAACCTGGGCGTCATCTCGGCGCTGGTGACGCGCGGCAGCGTGGTGGTGCAGGACCGGCTCAACCACGCCTCGCTGGTGGATGGCGCGCAACTGGCCGCCGGCGACCTGGTGCGCTACCCGCACGGCGACATCAAGGGGCTGCGCCGCGCGCTGGAGCGCAACGCGGGCGCCAACGGCGCGCTGGTGGTGACGGACGGCGTCTTCTCCATGGAGGGGAACATCGTCAACCTCCCCGCCGTGGCGGACGTGGTGGAGGAGTTCGGGGCGCGGCTGATGGTGGACGACGCGCACTCCGTGGGCGTGCTGGGGCCCAACGGCGGCGGCACGGCCGAGCACTTCGGAATGCAGGAGCGGGTGGACCTCACCATGGTCACCTTTTCCAAGTCGTTCGCATCCATCGGCGGGGCGGTGGCGGGGCCGGAGAACGTCATCCATTACCTGCGCCACCACGCGCGCCCGCTCATCTTCAGCGCCAGCATGCCGCCCTCCGCGGTGGCCACGGTGCTGGCCTGCCTGGACGTGATGGCGCGCGAGCCGGAGCGCCGCGCCCGCCTCTGGGAGAACGCCGACTACCTGCGCGGCGGCCTGCAGTCGCTGGGCTTCGACACCGCGACCTCGGAGACGCCGATCATCCCCGTGGCTTCGGGGAACATCGAGCAGACCTTCGTCTTCTGGCGCGCGCTGTTCGATGCGGGGGTCTTCACCAACCCGGTGCTCCCGCCCGCCGTGCCCGAGCACTCGTGCCGGCTGCGCACCTCGGTGATGGCGACGCACACCACCGACCAGCTGGACTTCGTGCTGGACGCCTTCGGCCGCGTGGGGCGCCAGCTAGGGCTCCGCTAA
- a CDS encoding glycosyltransferase family 2 protein, producing MSTFLFWLSVVTAASFLLVAAELLRGRGKLRYLAAVEPLPQAELPLVSVVVAARDEERDVEEAMGSILAQDLADIELVVVDDRSADRTGEILDRMAAADPRLRVVHVRELPAGWLGKNHALELGAAEAGGELILFTDADVVMAPDTVRLAASYMERERLDHLTMAPRIDMPGFLLQAFGVLFGICFLLFSRPWKARDPRSPSHIGIGAFNLVRAPSYRSIGTHRAIAMRPDDDMKLGKLMKKNGQRQDFLVAVSHVSVEWYRSIPEAVRGLRKNGFAGLDYRVSMVIFATLTQLAFMIFPFIALFLTAGPTRWIYAFSVAMILGLFGGAAREQRAPVWGGIAVPVASLLFIVIVWNATLYALIHRGIEWRGTHYPLDELRANRV from the coding sequence ATGAGCACTTTTCTCTTCTGGCTGTCCGTGGTGACGGCGGCGTCCTTCCTCCTGGTGGCGGCGGAGCTGCTGCGCGGGCGCGGGAAGCTGCGCTACCTCGCCGCGGTGGAGCCCCTCCCCCAGGCCGAGCTCCCGCTGGTCTCGGTGGTGGTGGCCGCGCGCGACGAGGAGCGCGACGTGGAGGAGGCGATGGGCTCCATCCTGGCCCAGGACCTCGCCGATATCGAGCTGGTGGTGGTGGACGACCGCTCCGCCGACCGCACGGGCGAGATCCTGGACCGCATGGCCGCCGCCGATCCGCGCCTGCGCGTGGTTCACGTGCGCGAGCTCCCGGCCGGCTGGCTGGGGAAGAACCACGCCCTGGAGCTCGGCGCCGCGGAGGCGGGCGGCGAGCTGATCCTCTTCACCGACGCGGACGTCGTGATGGCGCCGGATACCGTGCGCCTGGCGGCGAGCTACATGGAACGCGAGCGCCTGGACCACCTTACGATGGCGCCGCGCATCGACATGCCCGGCTTCCTGCTGCAGGCGTTCGGCGTGCTGTTTGGGATCTGCTTCCTCCTCTTCTCGCGCCCGTGGAAGGCGCGCGACCCCCGCTCCCCCAGCCACATCGGGATCGGCGCATTCAACCTGGTGCGCGCGCCGTCGTACCGAAGCATCGGCACCCACCGCGCCATCGCCATGCGGCCGGACGACGACATGAAGCTTGGGAAGCTGATGAAGAAGAACGGCCAACGGCAGGACTTCCTGGTCGCGGTGAGCCACGTCTCGGTGGAATGGTACCGCAGCATTCCCGAGGCGGTGCGCGGGCTGCGGAAGAACGGCTTCGCGGGCCTCGACTACCGTGTCTCGATGGTGATCTTCGCCACGCTGACGCAGCTGGCTTTCATGATCTTCCCCTTCATCGCCCTCTTCCTGACCGCGGGCCCCACGCGCTGGATCTACGCATTCTCGGTCGCGATGATCCTGGGCCTGTTCGGCGGCGCCGCGCGCGAGCAGCGGGCGCCGGTCTGGGGCGGCATCGCGGTCCCCGTCGCGAGCCTCCTGTTCATCGTGATCGTCTGGAACGCCACGCTCTACGCCCTGATCCACCGCGGCATCGAGTGGCGCGGCACCCACTATCCGCTCGACGAGCTGCGCGCGAACAGGGTCTGA
- the modA gene encoding molybdate ABC transporter substrate-binding protein, which produces MRPILLLALAVSACAPDRGNAPVTVSAAASLREVMAELEAEYEAAHPDVEVRTNFGASGALRQQIEQGAPVDLFVSAAVAPMDALAKSGRVDAATRRVLAGNELVLIVPARGSPVRGFADLARAEVRRVALGAPASVPAGEYAQETLRAAGVLDAVRAKAVYAQDVRQVLAFVSSGNADAGIVYRTDAAVTKRVRVAAVAPAGSHRAIVYPVAIVTGGPNTEGAHAYLAFLLGPAGRAALRRRGFRVEG; this is translated from the coding sequence ATGCGCCCCATTCTCCTGCTCGCCCTCGCAGTCTCCGCGTGCGCGCCCGATCGCGGGAACGCGCCGGTCACCGTGTCCGCGGCGGCGTCGCTGCGGGAGGTGATGGCGGAGCTGGAGGCGGAGTACGAGGCCGCGCATCCCGACGTGGAGGTGAGGACCAACTTCGGGGCATCGGGGGCGCTGCGGCAGCAGATCGAGCAGGGCGCGCCCGTGGACCTGTTCGTCTCCGCCGCGGTCGCGCCGATGGATGCGCTGGCGAAGTCGGGGCGGGTGGATGCGGCCACGAGGCGGGTGCTGGCCGGTAACGAGCTGGTGCTGATCGTTCCGGCGCGGGGCTCGCCGGTGCGCGGGTTCGCCGACCTCGCGCGGGCGGAGGTGCGGCGGGTGGCACTGGGGGCGCCCGCATCCGTGCCCGCGGGCGAGTACGCGCAGGAGACGCTGCGGGCGGCGGGAGTGCTGGACGCGGTGCGCGCGAAGGCGGTCTACGCGCAGGACGTGCGGCAGGTGCTCGCCTTCGTATCCTCCGGCAACGCGGATGCTGGGATCGTCTACCGCACCGACGCGGCGGTGACGAAGCGCGTACGTGTCGCCGCGGTGGCGCCTGCGGGATCGCATCGGGCCATCGTGTACCCCGTCGCGATCGTGACGGGCGGGCCGAACACGGAAGGTGCGCACGCCTACCTCGCGTTCCTCCTGGGTCCTGCGGGACGCGCGGCGCTGCGGCGGCGCGGGTTCCGGGTGGAGGGGTGA
- a CDS encoding tetratricopeptide repeat protein yields MKRPLKLSDALDALPRADDLSLLRAALVGASREDGGRAWTAADAYATLGTRLADADALEAGIAALAERARDRVERVMRHSVAALRAIDAGDPAAAARALIAAGEVEEDEGRLEEAESFFLRAAALGRKPRDRSSEALALRRLGRVARTRGALNDAVRFYTESFQIGSAQRDAEGAVVACLGLGNVRTDQGLWAKARGWYERGLELLGDGGSPVHRWQLYVNMAVVELRTGALDACERWLDRAHEVGDRGAAVHIRNGRGRLAMARGRLDEAGAEFQAALEQASSPYVEGTILINVAEVHLARGRVREAEQAARALEAVALAHSLITLLPYVYRTLGAVARARGDGEAFIFYEQALGICRGEAIPAIELATTQHEYALLDAEQGRTESAIARLEVALEIYRELGTGPETERAAAELARIVGTDAGSTEEG; encoded by the coding sequence GTGAAGCGACCCCTGAAGCTGAGCGATGCGCTGGATGCGCTTCCAAGGGCGGACGACCTGTCCCTCCTGCGCGCCGCGCTCGTGGGTGCGTCGCGCGAGGACGGCGGGCGCGCCTGGACCGCCGCGGACGCGTACGCCACCCTGGGCACCCGCCTGGCCGACGCGGACGCGCTGGAGGCCGGGATCGCCGCGCTGGCCGAGCGCGCCCGCGATCGCGTGGAGCGGGTGATGCGCCACTCCGTCGCCGCCCTGCGCGCGATCGACGCCGGGGACCCCGCCGCGGCCGCGCGCGCCCTGATCGCGGCCGGAGAGGTGGAGGAAGACGAGGGGCGGCTGGAGGAGGCGGAGAGCTTCTTCCTGCGCGCGGCGGCGCTGGGGCGCAAGCCGCGCGACCGGAGCAGCGAGGCGCTCGCGCTGCGGAGGCTGGGGCGCGTAGCCCGCACGCGCGGCGCGCTGAACGACGCGGTGCGCTTCTACACGGAATCCTTCCAGATAGGCTCCGCCCAGCGCGACGCCGAGGGAGCCGTGGTCGCGTGCCTGGGCCTCGGCAACGTGCGGACGGACCAGGGCTTGTGGGCCAAAGCGCGCGGCTGGTACGAGCGCGGGCTGGAGCTCCTGGGCGACGGGGGCTCGCCCGTCCACCGCTGGCAGCTCTACGTCAACATGGCCGTGGTGGAGCTGCGCACCGGCGCCCTGGACGCCTGCGAGCGCTGGCTGGACCGGGCGCACGAGGTCGGCGATCGGGGCGCGGCGGTGCACATCCGCAACGGGCGCGGGCGCCTGGCGATGGCGCGCGGCCGGCTGGACGAGGCCGGCGCGGAGTTTCAGGCTGCCCTGGAGCAGGCGTCCTCGCCCTACGTCGAGGGAACGATCCTGATCAACGTGGCGGAAGTCCATCTCGCGCGCGGCCGGGTTCGCGAGGCGGAGCAGGCGGCGCGCGCGCTGGAGGCGGTGGCGCTCGCGCATTCGCTGATCACACTCCTGCCGTACGTGTACCGCACGTTGGGCGCGGTAGCGCGCGCACGCGGAGACGGGGAGGCCTTCATCTTCTACGAGCAGGCGCTGGGCATCTGCCGCGGCGAGGCCATTCCCGCCATCGAGCTGGCGACTACGCAGCACGAGTACGCGCTGCTGGACGCGGAGCAGGGGAGGACCGAGTCGGCGATCGCCCGGCTGGAGGTGGCGCTGGAGATCTATCGTGAGCTGGGAACGGGCCCGGAAACCGAGCGGGCCGCCGCCGAGCTGGCCCGGATCGTGGGTACTGACGCAGGTTCAACCGAGGAGGGGTGA
- a CDS encoding ATP-binding cassette domain-containing protein — protein sequence MDAPAHPALAAQGGAVAVLEVRAARRLPEFTLEVDFQVRDEVLVLFGPSGAGKTMTLRLVAGLERPDAGEIRLGGRVLVSREARVWVPPRERRCGLVFQDSALFPHLTVSGNVLFGARSSGARARLPRLLESFHLTHLAARYPSELSGGETQRVALARALMAEPEALLLDEPFTSLDEDARRIAQDEVLAAHAEWRIPFVFVTHDRAEAERMGDRILFLRDGRQVGEERR from the coding sequence GTGGACGCGCCGGCGCACCCCGCGCTGGCAGCGCAGGGCGGGGCGGTAGCGGTGCTAGAAGTCCGCGCGGCCAGGCGGCTCCCGGAGTTCACGCTGGAGGTGGACTTCCAGGTGCGCGACGAAGTGCTCGTCCTCTTTGGCCCATCGGGCGCGGGGAAGACGATGACGCTGCGCCTGGTGGCCGGCCTGGAGCGCCCCGACGCGGGAGAGATCCGGCTCGGCGGACGCGTGCTGGTGTCGCGAGAGGCGCGCGTGTGGGTGCCGCCACGCGAGCGCCGCTGCGGCCTCGTCTTCCAGGACTCCGCCCTCTTCCCGCACCTCACCGTCTCCGGCAACGTCCTCTTCGGCGCGCGCTCCTCCGGCGCGAGAGCGCGCCTTCCGCGCCTCCTGGAATCCTTTCATCTCACCCACCTGGCCGCCCGATACCCCTCTGAGCTCTCCGGCGGCGAGACGCAGCGCGTGGCGCTCGCCCGCGCCCTGATGGCCGAGCCCGAGGCGCTCCTCCTGGACGAGCCCTTTACATCACTCGACGAGGACGCGCGCCGCATCGCGCAGGACGAGGTGCTGGCGGCGCACGCGGAGTGGCGCATCCCCTTCGTCTTCGTCACCCACGACCGCGCCGAGGCCGAGCGCATGGGGGATCGCATCCTCTTTCTGCGCGACGGGCGGCAGGTGGGAGAGGAGCGAAGGTAG
- the modB gene encoding molybdate ABC transporter permease subunit translates to MSVFDWSPVWLSLRVALSALAIVVVLGTLAARWTARHAFPGRDVVDGLFLLPLVLPPVVTGFALLVLLGRNGPVGRFLESAFGVRVVFTIHAAILAAAVVAFPLMYQSAKAAFQSVDPRLEDAARTLGAGEARVFLAVTLPLAWPGVVAGMALAFARSLGEFGATAMVAGNIPGETTTVPLAIYFLADAGELRTAGLYALGISALSMILVVGLNVWTRRRTPRWQRRAGR, encoded by the coding sequence GTGAGCGTGTTCGACTGGTCGCCGGTCTGGCTCTCGCTGCGGGTGGCGCTTTCCGCGCTCGCCATCGTCGTCGTCCTAGGGACGCTGGCGGCGCGCTGGACGGCGCGCCACGCCTTCCCCGGGCGCGACGTGGTGGACGGCCTCTTCCTCCTCCCCCTCGTGCTCCCGCCCGTGGTGACCGGCTTCGCGCTCCTGGTGCTCCTGGGGCGCAACGGTCCCGTGGGGCGCTTCCTGGAGTCGGCGTTCGGCGTGCGCGTCGTCTTCACCATCCACGCGGCGATCCTGGCGGCGGCGGTGGTCGCCTTTCCGCTGATGTACCAGAGCGCCAAGGCCGCCTTCCAGTCCGTCGATCCACGGCTGGAGGACGCCGCGCGCACGCTGGGGGCCGGAGAGGCGCGCGTCTTTCTCGCCGTCACCCTACCGCTCGCGTGGCCCGGTGTCGTCGCGGGGATGGCGCTCGCGTTCGCCCGCTCGCTCGGCGAGTTCGGCGCGACGGCGATGGTGGCCGGCAACATCCCCGGCGAGACGACGACGGTGCCGCTCGCCATCTACTTCCTGGCGGACGCGGGGGAGCTGAGGACGGCGGGGCTGTACGCGCTGGGGATCAGCGCGCTCAGCATGATCCTGGTGGTGGGGCTCAACGTGTGGACGCGCCGGCGCACCCCGCGCTGGCAGCGCAGGGCGGGGCGGTAG
- a CDS encoding sigma-54 dependent transcriptional regulator, whose product MAEIRLLAIGVALPDAVRALAGEARAEATLAAGLRALAEGPWTATILSLDLIAEDDELIRRVAREPKTGALVLAAAAPSLRMALAAPSLGAAELLTLPLRADEVARVLRAGEGSADAIPLPEVPEGDDEVVGSSPALVEVFKTVGRVGPSDATVLVTGESGTGKELIARAVHRVSARAGGPFVAVNCAAIPEDLLESELFGHEKGAFTGAVARKIGRFERAGGGTLFLDEIGDMSLVLQAKILRAVQEREIERLGGEERIALDVRVVTATHRDLPALIAAGDFREDLYYRLAVVRLHLPPLRERPGDLRPLALHYAARFARAYGRPVRAISEAALERLASHRWPGNIRELRNALERAVLIAPGEVVLGEHVDLGATPPGETQGIALPGYSPTLSFAEMEALHLRQVLDHAEGQIGRAAEILGVHRNTVTRKALEYGILPG is encoded by the coding sequence ATGGCGGAGATACGCCTCCTGGCGATCGGGGTCGCGCTGCCGGATGCGGTGCGCGCGCTGGCGGGTGAGGCGCGCGCCGAAGCGACGCTGGCGGCCGGACTGCGCGCGCTGGCGGAAGGCCCGTGGACCGCCACGATCCTCTCGCTCGACCTGATCGCCGAAGACGACGAGCTGATCCGGCGCGTGGCGCGCGAGCCGAAGACGGGTGCCCTGGTCCTCGCCGCCGCCGCGCCCTCGCTGCGGATGGCGCTCGCCGCGCCGTCGCTGGGCGCCGCGGAGCTGCTGACGCTGCCGCTGCGTGCCGACGAGGTGGCGCGCGTCCTTCGCGCGGGGGAGGGGAGCGCGGACGCCATCCCCCTCCCCGAAGTGCCCGAGGGCGACGACGAGGTGGTGGGGAGCAGCCCGGCGCTGGTGGAGGTCTTCAAGACGGTGGGGCGCGTAGGGCCCAGCGACGCCACCGTGCTGGTGACGGGGGAGAGCGGGACCGGAAAGGAGCTGATCGCACGCGCCGTCCACCGGGTGAGCGCGCGCGCCGGCGGCCCCTTCGTGGCGGTCAATTGCGCCGCCATCCCCGAGGACCTGCTGGAAAGCGAGCTATTCGGCCACGAAAAGGGTGCGTTCACGGGAGCGGTCGCGCGCAAGATCGGCCGCTTCGAGCGCGCGGGGGGCGGGACGCTCTTCCTGGACGAGATCGGCGACATGAGCCTCGTCCTCCAGGCCAAGATCCTTCGCGCGGTGCAGGAGCGCGAGATCGAGCGGCTGGGCGGAGAGGAGCGCATCGCGCTGGACGTGCGCGTGGTGACGGCCACGCACCGCGACCTTCCGGCGCTCATCGCGGCCGGCGACTTCCGCGAGGACCTGTACTACCGGCTGGCCGTGGTGCGGCTCCACCTTCCGCCGCTGCGCGAGAGGCCGGGCGACCTCCGCCCGCTAGCCCTGCACTACGCCGCGCGCTTCGCCCGCGCGTACGGGCGCCCGGTGCGCGCGATCAGCGAGGCTGCGCTGGAGCGGCTGGCGTCGCATCGCTGGCCGGGCAACATCCGCGAGCTGCGCAACGCGCTGGAGCGGGCCGTCCTGATCGCGCCGGGAGAGGTGGTCCTGGGGGAGCACGTGGATCTCGGCGCCACGCCACCCGGAGAGACGCAGGGGATCGCGCTTCCGGGCTACTCCCCCACGTTGTCTTTTGCGGAGATGGAGGCGCTCCATCTGCGCCAGGTGCTCGACCACGCTGAGGGCCAGATCGGCCGCGCCGCGGAGATCCTGGGCGTGCATCGCAACACCGTCACGCGCAAGGCGCTGGAATACGGGATTTTGCCGGGATGA
- a CDS encoding NAD-dependent epimerase/dehydratase family protein, with amino-acid sequence MSRIALITGATGFVGGHLASYLAQQGWKVRALVRPTSHTAALRALGAELATGDLDATDAIAAAADGADTVFHLAGATTAPSEAAFRRANTEGTRNVVTGVLRAGAKPRRLVYASSYAACGPAVDGRPRRIDETPAPISAYGRSKLAGEAEVRAAEGQGVEVVVLRVPAVYGPGDRASFLPLFKLVKRRLAPLPAGAARRAQLVYVADLVRAIARAADVAPGTYAVAGPRAHPFGELLDGIGAALDTTPLRIPISPALFRAAGTLAGRWGGAGVFNREKAEEVLAEAWECDLSGSEALLSADEAMPLGRGLAETARWYRTQGWL; translated from the coding sequence ATGAGCCGAATCGCGCTGATCACCGGGGCCACCGGCTTCGTGGGCGGGCACCTGGCCAGCTACCTCGCGCAGCAGGGGTGGAAGGTCCGCGCACTGGTCCGCCCCACCAGCCACACGGCCGCCCTGCGCGCCCTGGGAGCCGAGCTCGCCACCGGCGACCTGGACGCCACGGACGCCATCGCGGCGGCCGCGGACGGGGCGGACACGGTCTTCCACCTGGCCGGCGCCACCACGGCCCCCTCCGAGGCGGCGTTCCGCCGCGCCAACACCGAAGGGACCCGAAATGTGGTCACCGGGGTATTGCGGGCTGGTGCGAAGCCGCGGCGCCTGGTGTACGCAAGCTCGTATGCCGCTTGCGGACCCGCGGTGGACGGCCGCCCCCGCCGCATCGACGAAACGCCCGCGCCCATCTCGGCGTACGGCCGGAGCAAGCTGGCCGGCGAGGCCGAAGTCCGCGCGGCGGAGGGGCAGGGGGTGGAGGTGGTGGTGCTGCGAGTACCCGCCGTGTACGGTCCCGGCGACCGTGCCTCCTTTCTCCCCCTCTTCAAGCTGGTGAAGCGACGCCTGGCCCCGCTCCCCGCGGGGGCGGCCCGGCGTGCCCAGCTTGTGTACGTGGCGGACCTGGTGCGCGCCATCGCCCGCGCCGCCGACGTGGCTCCCGGGACGTACGCCGTGGCGGGGCCGCGTGCCCACCCCTTCGGGGAGCTGCTGGACGGGATCGGCGCGGCGCTGGACACGACTCCGCTGCGCATCCCAATATCTCCCGCGCTCTTCCGGGCGGCGGGGACGCTGGCGGGGCGCTGGGGCGGGGCGGGGGTGTTCAACCGCGAAAAGGCGGAGGAGGTGCTGGCGGAGGCGTGGGAGTGCGACCTCTCCGGCTCCGAAGCTCTCCTCTCGGCCGACGAAGCGATGCCGCTGGGCCGGGGTCTGGCCGAGACGGCCCGGTGGTACCGAACTCAGGGATGGCTTTGA